CTGGTACATCCTCCCTCAGATGACTAtgggttctttcttttttatttatttatttattttggtatcattaatctacaattacagagagaacattatgttcactaggatcccccctcaccaagtccccccaacatacccgttcacagtcactgtccatcaacatagtaagatgctgtaaaatcactacttgtcttctctgtgttgcacagcactccccgtgcccccccactatgcatgttaatcgtaatgcccccttttttttattgaatgtcgatttttattttatttatttttattttggtatcattaatctacaattacagagagaacattatgtttactaggctccccccttcaccaagtcccccccacataccccttcacagtcactgtccatctgcatagtaagatgctgtaaaatcactacttgtcttctctgtgttgcacagccctccccgtgccccccaaacactatacatgctaatcgtaatgccctctttctttttccccgcccttattcctcccttcccacctgtcttccccagtccctttccctttggtaacagttagtccattcttgtgttctgtgagtctgctgctgttttgttccttcagttttcttttgttcttatactccacagatgagtgaaatcatttggtacttgtctttctctgcctggcttatttcactgagcataataccctgtagctccatccatgttgttgcaaatggtacggtttgttttcttcttatggctgaataacattccattgtgtatatgtaccacatcttctttatccattcatctactgatggacacttaggttgcctccatttcttggctattgtaaatagtgctgcgataaacataggggtgcatctgtctttttcaaactggagtgctgcatccttagggtaaattcctagaagtggaattcctgggtcaaatggtatttctattttgagctttttgaggaacctctgtactgctttccacagtggttgaactaatttacattcccaccagcagtgtaggagggttcccgtttctccacaacctcgccaacatttgttgttgtttgtcttttggatggtaccatccttactggtgtgagatgatatctcattgtggttttaatttgcatttctctgatgacaagcgatgtggagcatcttttcatgtgtctgttggccatctgaatttcttctttagagaactgtctattcagctcctctgcccattttttaattggattatttgctttttgtttgttgaggtgtgtgagctctttatatattttggatgtcaaccctttgtcggatctgtcatttatgaatataatctcccatactataggatacctttttgttctattgatggtgtcctttgctgtacagaagcttttcagcttgatatagacccatttgttcatttttgcttttgtttccgttgcccggggagatatgttcaagaagaggtcactcatgtttatgtctaagagatttttgcctgtgtttttttctaagagttttatggtttcatgacttacattcaagtctttgatccattttgaatttacttttgtgtatggggttagatagtgatccagtttcattctcttacatgtagctgtccagttttgccagcaccatccgttgaagagactgtcatttccccattgtatgtccatgacccctttattgaatattagttgaccatatatgtttgggttaatgtttggagtctctattctgttccattggtctgtggctctgttcttgtgccagtaccaaatggtcttgattactgtggctttgtagtagagcttgaagttggggagtgagatcccccccactttattcttccttctcaggattgctttagctattcggggtctttggtgtttccatatgaatttttgaactatttgttccagttcattgaagaatgctgttggtaatttgatagggattgcatcgaatctgtatattgctttgggcaggatggccattttgatgatactaattcttcctagccaggagcatgggatgagtttccatttgttagtgacctctttaatttctcttaagagtgtcttatagttttcagagtataggtctttcacttccttggttaggtttattcctaggtattttattctttttgatgctattgtgaatggaattgtcttcctgatttctctttctattagtttattgttagtgtataggaaagccacaggtttctgtgtgttaattttgtatcctgcaactttgctgaattccgatattagctctagtagtttcggagtgggtctttagggttttttatgtacagtatcatgtcatctgcaaatagtgacagtttaacttctttaccaatctggattccttgtatttctttgttttgtctaattgctgtggctaggacctccagtactatgttgaataacagtggggagagtgggcatccctgtcttgttcccgatcgcagaggaaaagttttcagcttctcgctgttcagtatgatgttggctgtgggtttatcatatatggcctttattatgttgaggtacttgccctctattatgGGTTCTTTCTTTGAGCCCTGGGACCTAAAGATTTGGCACTAGagtctcttcctctttcctgctATCTTCAGAGGGAGTAAGGAGTGATCGGTGATTTCATGCCAACCCGAGTTGCCCTGACCAGCCTCTGTGTCTCTTCTTGGCTGCCTTCTAGGTGGGTGCAGGCGCCATTGGTTGTGAGCTGCTCAAGAACTTTGCCATGATTGGGCTGGGCTGTGGGGAGGGCGGAAAAATTGTCATCACTGACATGGACACCATTGAGAAGTCAAATCTGAACCGACAGTTTTTGTTCCGTCCCTGGGATGTCACGGtgagtggggaagggagaggggtggACCTTTGTCATCTCCCTTGTCCCCGTCTTTAGTTCCTGGTTTTTCTGGAAAGGAGGCCTTTCTGCATTTTTCCTTCAGCTCTTTCCCTCAGTTTCTCTctgtcagtcattcaacaaatatttttgagcatcCTTCCATTGAATCTACCattttctgatctttttttttcttaacttcttaCAAGTGCTAGTTGGGACAGTGTGTGGGGGTTCCCCCTGACCATCCCCAAATTTGATGATTCACTAGGAGGACTCACAGGACTCAACATATAGTTGTACTCAGAGCTATGATTTCTTCCAGCAAAAGGATGCAGAGCACaatcagcaaagggaaaaggtggcCAGGGCCATGTCTGGCGGAGACCAGGCACAAACTTGCATGACTCCTCTCCCAGGGGAGTCACACAGGACTTGCTTAATCCCCCAAGTAGCCAGTTGCAGCAACATGTATGAAACATTGCCAATCAGAGAAGCTTATTAGCGACTCAGTACCTAGGGTTTTTACTGTGGGCTGGTCACGTAGGCACCCTCTGCTGGGCACATACCCAAGTTCCAGATTCTTAGAAGGAAATCAGGAGTTCAGCATAAACCACAGTGTTTGCATACAGAACAGTGTAGGCACAGTGAGCCACCCATATCAGGTAAAGAATGGTGTGAACCCTTCTAAAATTCAGGTTCTCAGACCCCAGCCTTGCAAGACCACCTTTCCTAGGAGAGCGCTTATGCTGTGTTTACTTTTCTTTGCACGGATGGAAGCTGAGTTCTTCAGGGATGTAGCCAGGAAGCTGCCTATAGAAGACAATACCATTTTTGCCTGCCCAGGATCTGTTCCCCTGTTGttccttcatttattcaccaAGCAGTTATTGGGCTAGGTGCTGTTCTCAGCAATTGGGATATACCAAGGAAACAAAGATTCTGGTTGGGGAAGACAGACTAAACAGTAAACACTGATATAGTAACAAAGTTACAGTTAATGGCAATGATACATGCTGTGCAAAGGAAATGGCAAAAACAAGCTAAGGGAAGTTGGGCGTGCCCAGGAGATTGGTTGGTAGTGTTGATTACAGGTTAAAGGAGGGCTCATGTCTGCAGACTTGGAGGTGTGAGGGAATAGGAGCCCCTCTGAGGAAGAGTGCCCTGAGTAGGGAGGTAGGTGGTAAGGAGATGAGCTGGAGGAAACGGGCCAACTCATGTTACCCTTAGTAGAGGTGGGGGCCAGGGGAGGATTTTCAGTGGAGGACTTGGGCTTTGAAAGAATCCTGCTTGTTTGGAAGCTAAGATCCTGTTTTATTTGGGGGAATGCACCCCAACCCTGGGTGCCATTACCTGAAAGAATAATAGAGGTTGGGTGGGCAAAAGAATAGATGGCTGGCCTATTGTCTCCAGTCTGTGCCTGTCCAGTTCTTCCCTTCTGCTGAGCTCCTCCCATATATGTCATAGCCCTAGCCATGTGGCACTGTCATGGACTGTCTCCTGCTAAACCAGGGTGCCTCCTGAGCTTGGCTTGGTCCTTCCTAGGATTAAATAAGTCAGCCTTCAGGAGGACAGCTCGATAGAGGTTCGTTGGCTGAATGTACGAATACCTGAGCTCTTTTCCCCCATCTCTACCTTCACCCCACTAGAAGTTAAAGTCTGACACGGCTTCTGCAGCTGTGCGCCAGATGAATCCGCACATCCAGGTGACAAGCCACCAGAATCGTGTGGGCCCTGACACAGAACGCATCTATGATGACGATTTCTTCCAAAACCTGGATGGTGTGGCCAATGCCCTGGACAATGTGGATGCCCGTGAGTTTGGAGGAATGAGGAGGTCAAGGGCAAAggctgtgtgtgtgcgcgcatgcgCGCACGTGCTGCACACCTGCATCAAAGTGCCTGTCTTCCTATCCTCTCCTGACATTCCTGGCACCCTTGTTGTCCCCTGCACCCCTGCACAGGCATGTATGTGGATCGCCGCTGTGTGTACTACCGGAAGCCGCTGCTGGAATCAGGCACACTGGGTACCAAGGGCAACGTGCAGGTGGTGATCCCCTTCCTGACAGAGTCCTACAGCTCCAGCCAGGACCCACCTGAGAAGTCCATCCCCATCTGCACGCTGAAGAACTTCCCCAACGCCATAGAGCACACCCTGCAGGTGATGAGCTTTGGGAGGAAGCAGAGGGGAGCAGGCACCCAGGCCTTCAGGTGTCACAGCCTAAGTGCAAGACACTTTTTCTTCAAACCGTCCTCCTTCCCATCATCCTAAGTTTCcagaattttgaaaatttttcgACATGTAGACCAAAGTATGGTGAACACTTAAAATACTATTCTTCACCTAGATTTAACAATTGTTTTGCcatattttcttatattcctgtattttatctgtctTTGTGCTGCAGTATGTCATGAGCATCATAATACTTCACTCCCTATCACTTCAGTATGCTCCTGCGAAGGGAGGCTCTGGTCCTGCATATCAGAGTCTCAACGTAGGCTTTGTCGACGTTTGGAACTAGATATTTCTTTGTTATGGGGGTGTGTCCTGTGCACTGTCAGATGGTTAACAGCACCCCTGCATTCTACACACTAGATGCACCCCGCACAAAATtgtgacaactaaaaatgtctcTACAtgtccaaatgtcccctgggagtCATGTTGCTCCCAGGTAAGAACTGCTTCTGTCTAACCAAAACAGCACTTTATGCTGAAcaaaattaatagtaattttcTACCATCTTTTCTGGCTATTTGTCTCTAATATCCAGTCCATATTCAGGTTTTCCCAGCTGTTGATTAAAATGGGTTAAGCAACTAGTTTTTCAGGATTATCTGTTTATATGATGCAAATACATACAGAATACAGAACAGTACACATTATCATCTGGCTGAGTTTTTACAGAAGGAATACACCTGGGTAACCAGTATCTAGGCCACAATCCTGAACCCAAGGATGACCCAAGAACAACTTCAAGGCTATCAGAAGGCCCCTCAGTGCTGTCTTTGAGAGCAAACCACTTGGAACTGTTTAGTTAGGAGTATGGGGAAGGGGACAAAATAGGGAGAAACCAGTTCATTCTGCTGCTTTCCCTCCCAACCCTGTAGTTCCAGATGAGTGTGTTTATATGTATGCATCCTCCACAGTAGCACTAGgccttgtgtgaccttggactagCCTCTGACTCCTCTTGAAATGGGTGACATAGTATCTACCACACAGGGTTTAAAGCACTTAGCAATTACTATGCATTTGGTGCTGTTTTAAGTAAACTTAAATAATACATTGCTCATTCTTTCATTGTAACTGGGGTGAGGTCGGTGTTGCTGTTGCAAGATATGTTTGAGACGGGCTGCAGAGGTAAATGTTACAGTAAGTTCCTGAAGTCATGAAACTAGATACtagtagcagagctgggatttgacccTAGATCACTAACATCCATTTCCTGAAAACCGTCTTAACACTGACTGGGAATTCTCAGAGGGCAGAGCCTCTGTCTTGTCTTGTTTGCTGCTGAGTCCCCAGGGCCTTTATAGGGATCATTCTTGGTTTTGGTCTGCcttttttttgtggtaaaatatatttacctgatttttttttcttattgcagCATAATACACCTCAAGTGAGGAACACAGAtcttaagaataaattttttaTACACATGTAACCACTGCCCAGATTTAGTTAGTTGGTTTTAAAATTGAGGAGCCATGGGTAGGGGGTGGGGAAGATTGGGGAGCAGTGGCTGGGGGGCTTCCCTTCTCCAAGAGAGCTGTGTTCTTCCTGTTGGATTTATTCACTGATGGTCTTTCTAATGCCTCCTGAAACCTGTTTGTCAACCATCACCCCGTGTAATCCATTTGTTCTGTCTGCAGTGGGCTCGGGATGAGTTTGAGGGCCTCTTCAAGCAGCAGGCAGAAAATGTCAACCAGTACCTCACGTAAGTAACCAAATGCTTGCCACTTGCTCTACCTCGGTTCACCAGCCAAGGCATCCTGTTTGTTTCCTCACTGCTCTAACATTCAGCAGCAGGCACTTTACAAAGGAATCAGTGAATGCATGGGCCTCATACCACTGGTGGTCAGGACCAGCCTTCTGTGGAAAAAGGGGTTGCCATGGGGCCGCTGTGTAATTCTACTGCTTTGGCCCCTCTAATTCCTGTTAGAGACCCCAAGTTTGTGGAGAGGACCCTGCGGCTGGCAGGCACCCAACCTCTGGAGGTGCTGGAGGCTGTGCAGCGTAGCCTGGTACTGCAGCGGCCACAGACCTGGGCTGACTGTGTGACCTGGGCCTGCCACCACTGGCACACCCAGTACTCCAACAACATCCGGCAGCTGCTGCACAACTTCCCTCCTGACCAGGTAACACCCAGCTGCCAGGTCCACTTGGTGGAATGCGCTTTACAGAAACAGGAACCTGCTGTGGCCTCTCCATGTGGCTCCTCCTGGCTGTGGAAGCAGCTGCAGCAGGTGCCCAAAGAATGGGGAGCTCAGAAGGATCAAGCCTGTGACCTGTTCCCTCGTCCCCTTTTCCTTTAAAGCAAGAGACTTTATTTCTGTTCCTTTACCTGGTGTGGTGTGAGCTGAGTCATACCCACCTCCCAGCATGGTAGGGATTATTGGGGAGAAATTTTGGAGTTAAGAGTACAAGAATCAGTATGGGTTCAAATCCCGGCTCTGTTTGCACTTGAGCAAGTCACATAATTTTCTCAGCACCTCGGTGTCCTTGTGGAAGTTTTTCTGAGGATTAACTGGTATTTACTAATAGTGAGTGTGTACAGTACCAAGTGATCCATAAGAGTTTGTTAAATGGCTGTGAGTTCCAATCTGGCAATGGAACTTCCATTTACAAGGCCCTACAGTTTTGGTTCTTTCATGATTAACTCCAGCTTCCTGTGTGTACCCAGCCAAAGTGAGTCATGGCACATCTGGAGCCAAAGTGAGGTGTTAGGCTCGTTAGAGAGGCTTCCACTATCGTATCCTGCTCCTCAAAAATCTCTCCACTCCCTTAGTTTACAAGCTCTGGAGCTCCATTCTGGTCTGGGCCCAAACGCTGTCCACACCCGCTCACCTTTGATGTCAGCAACGTAAGTCTCCCCAGGGTCTCTTAGGGTCACATGGAGGGTGGGCAGGTGGAAAGGAGGCCAAGATCGCCCAGGCAAGGGCTGATGTGCTTACCTTTCTGGGCCCTGCCTTCTCCAGCCCCTGCATCTGGACTACGTGATGGCTGCCGCCAACCTGTTTGCGCAGACCTATGGGCTGATGGGCTCGCAGGACCGAGCTGCCGTGGTTACACTCCTACGGTCTGTGCAGGTCCCTGAATTCACTCCCAAGTCTGGTGTGAAGATCCATGTCTCTGATCAAGAGCTGCAGAGTGCTAATGCTTCTGTTGGTGAGGGTGTTTGGCAAGTTGGCTGGGTGTCACACACCTTCCCCCCTCACCCCTTCTGTATCCCCTCCCTAGTCCAGCTTCCCCCTAAGTCCTCTGCTACTGGCTCTGCTCTGCAACCCTAGGCCTGAGGTTTCCCCACACTTCCTTTGAACCTCCCTTCCTCTGAAATAAAGAGGGTCAGTTGGGGCCagttctcctcctccctccctcctccttcccattCTATGGCCCTCAGGAGAACCAGTCATTTGTTTCCCTCGCTGTGTGTGTTTTTGCCTTGGGAAGAacaacttttctgtttcttcctgatctGTTTATCTGGGAGGTATTATCTTCACTATTAGTCCCTCTCTGTTGGTGTTGCCCCCATCTTCCCACCCTGTGTTCTTCTGTATGTGTCTTTATCCTAATACTGCCCTCCATCTGTCTTATCTCCCTTTCACTGCTCCCTCTCCATCTGCCTCTGTGATCCCCCCAACTCCTCCACCTCTCTCCAGCTCATTGTTCCCTCAGCTCATGTTGTGTATCAGGGGTAAAGGGCCAAACAAGTCACTCTTTAGGCTCTGCAGACATTTAGGGTCTGCAGATAATGACCTGTGCAGTTGATGCACAAAAGCAGCTATATGCAACACGTTCATGATGAATGTGGCTGTtttccagtaaaattttattaGTAAGACTGGTTGGCAGGCTGAACTTGGTTTGTGGGGCTGTAGTTTGCCAAGCCTGGTCTATGTATTTATCCACCTATCTTCCCTTCCATACCTCTCTCCCTCCACAGGTAATGTGTGTGCAGCCACACAGTCCCCTGCATTTACTTTTCATACCTGCCCCAACCTTTCTTACCGTGTAtcttctcccctttcttttcaGATATCTATCTCCTCATGTTCTGTATATTTCTTGCCTTCATTCCTTTCACATATCCCTTCATTTCATGCATGTCTTTCCTCCATTTTCCCCCTCACATATGTGAATGTAGGTATATCGTGTATAAGTGTGTATAAAACGTGTATGTATAACACATATAAGGTGTATATAAACTGTATATGAACTGTATACAAAGGGtatataaaatgtgtgtatgGTGCATGTGAAATCTCCCACCTGTTTCACCCTCTGTATGTGCCCCCACCCACCCGTGGTCGTATTCCTGTCTTCTCCTCCATGTCTTTCTGTATCCAGTCCATGTACTCTCCCTCTGTGTATCTTTGTCATCCCCCTTTCCCCTTTATTCTCCTCCATGTCTCCCCACCCCTTTGTCCATCATTTTCTCCAAAGTCTACAGCTCTCCTGTCTTGACTTCTCCATCTCCACTCTTCCCTAATGTGTTTACTTTTGCTCCTTAGTGTCTCTAGACATCTCTCTTGATACAGTCACCTCTTTCTGTCTTCTTCAGGTCTGTACTATTGtcctgctctgcccctcccccttgcACCTCCTCTCTTCCAGGACATCTTTCCTTTTCAAATTCTTTATCTACCTGAATACCATTTGTCCCACCCATGCTGGGCTCCTCAAACCCTAAAGGTCATCTAAAGGGCCAATGGTATCCCTCTCTTCCTGCAGATGACAGCCGTCTGGAGGAGCTCAAGGCCACGTTGCCCAGTCCAGAAAAGCTCCCTGGGTTCAAGATGTACCCCATCGACTTTGAGAAGGTGCTGGGTGGGGGCCCCGGGCAGGCAGGGGAATGGGCTAAAAGCATGGATGGGCTGGACCAACAAGTCTCTAGGGATCTGGAGGCAGCCCCAGGCCTTTATGGGGGGGATTGGATCATGGGCCTGCCATGCAGCCCTGAATTAATACATGTTCCCAGCTATGCCTTTGTGATGTGAGAGAGCCCAGCAGGTAACTGCAGTAGAGGATACTTATGTCCCTAGAGGTCAAgagtctgtttcctcctctgaTCCTCTGCTTATTGTCTTTGCACTCTCTCCCATTACCCACCACTCAAAAGGATGATGACAGCAACTTCCACATGGATTTCATTGTAGCAGCATCCAACCTCCGGGCAGAGAACTATGACATTCCCCCTGCAGACAGGCACAAGGTAAGGGGACTATAGACCAGATGTTCCACCCTCTCCCAGGCTCAGGTTCCCTACATACCATGCCTTCTGTAGACTCAGAGCGTCTTCCACCTTAACCACTGCCTTCCTTGGTCCCTTCTTGCCTCACAGAGTAAGCTGATTGCAGGGAAAATCATCCCAGCCATTGCCACAACTACAGCAGCCGTAGTCGGCCTTGTGTGTCTGGAGCTATACAAGGTGGTACAGGGTCACCAACAGCTTGACTCCTACAAGAATGGTTTTCTTAACTTGGCCCTACCCTTCTTTGGTTTCTCCGAGCCTCTTGCTGCACCCCGTCACCAGGTGAGGGCCTGCACTGGGGAGGTGGGTTTATAGACAGggtgtttctctgtggaactAGTTTGCTTCATAGCCTGTCACCAGCTGAGGGTTTGAACACCAACTGTACCAGGTACTCTTATAGGTGCTAAGGTTATATTTGTGAAATGGATTATATAAATAACATGATCAATGATTTTGGAACCCCAAAAAAAGAGCAGAATGAGGCGGCCTTGGGAGTACCAGGTGGCAAGGGGATGAGTTTGGGATTTTAAATGTGGGTTGGTCAGGAAAGGCCTTGCTGTAAAGATGACATTTGAGTCCAGACTTGGAGGCAGTGAGGAGACAGGCCATGTTGTCTGTCACATTTGTGGGGGGAAGGCATTCCAGGCCGAGGGACTACCTCTGTCTACAAGGGCGCTGAGGTAGGAGTGTCCCTGGCATGTCTGAGGAAGAATAAGTCATTGAGCAAGAGTGAGTGAGGAAGAGTGGGGAGGCGATGAGGAGAGAGTAGGAGTCTAATGACATAGGCCATGTTGGTCATAATAAGGGTTTCAGTGCTTACTCAGGGCAAGGTGGAAGCCACAGAATTTTGGACAAAAGAGGCTTGTGATCTGGCTTAGCACACCTGCGTGAATGGAGGGGGGAGACTGATGGGGCTGGACCCTCTGGTGGCCCCCATCCCATTGGCCTGCTCCTTGTCTGCAGTACTATAACCAAGAGTGGACATTGTGGGATCGCTTTGAGGTACAGGGACTGCAGCCTAATGGTGAGGAGATGACCCTCAAACAGTTCCTTGACTACTTTAAGGTGAGGCCCCTTCTTCACTCTCACACCACCTGGGGGTGGAGTGTGCAGGTGACTCTCTGGCCTGTCCACCTCCATGACACTGCTGtctctttccctcctcctccagaCAGAGCATAAACTGGAGATCACCATGCTGTCCCAGGGTGTGTCCATGCTCTACTCCTTCTTCATGCCAGCCGCCAAGCTGAAGGAACGGTTGGATCAGCCGTAAGTTGGGTAGTAGAGGCCTCCACCTACAGATCCTATTCACTGCCCTTCTCTGCTCCCAGCGACCTGCCCCCCTCGCTCTTGCATTTGGCTTCCCTGACCCTCTGCTTCCCTGTCTCCAGGATGACAGAGATCGTAAGCCGTGTGTCGAAGCGAAAGCTGGGCCGCCACGTGCAAGCACTGGTGCTTGAGCTGTGCTGCAATGATGAGAGCGGCGAGGATGTTGAGGTTCCCTATGTACGATACATCATCCGCTGACCCCCATCCACTCCTGTAGACTGGCCCTAGCCCCCACCCCCTCTGGACCCTTCCAGCCCAGGGCTCCCATTTGGCCTCCAGCAGTAGCCCACCTAGCCAAGCCTGGTGTTTCTTCCTCATCCTCCTACCTGAACCCCTCTTGCTACTGCAGCCTCCTTTAGAAACCAAAACCTAATAAAGAGTTATAAACTCAGACATGGCATGCCCTGCTTGTTGCAGGGAAGGAGTGGACTTCCAAGAGCTGTCTGGTTCAGGTGGCAACCCAGAGGGCTCAGCCCCACCCCAGCTGCCAGTTTACTTAGCAGAGAAAATAGGGGAATTGCAACCTCCTCCTTCTGCTCTCCCTGCTTAGGAAGAGATGGAGGCACTGGTGAGGTCAGAGAGAGCAGGTACCTGGGTCCATGTGACTATGTTTGCACTAGGTTCAAATTCTATCTTTTC
This DNA window, taken from Manis pentadactyla isolate mManPen7 chromosome X, mManPen7.hap1, whole genome shotgun sequence, encodes the following:
- the UBA1 gene encoding ubiquitin-like modifier-activating enzyme 1, with product MSSSPLSKKRCVSGPDSKPGSNYSPAFAVLSEVPSVPTNGMAKNGSEADIDEGLYSRQLYVLGHEAMKRLQTSSVLVSGLRGLGVEIAKNIILGGVKAVTLHDEGTAQWADLSSQFYLREEDIGKNRAEVSQPRLAELNSYVPVSAYTGPLVEDFLSDFQVVVLTNTPLEDQLRVGEFCHSRGIKLVVADTRGLFGQLFCDFGEEMILTDANGEQPLSAMISMVTKDSPGVVTCLDEARHGFESGDFVSFSEVQGMIELNESQPMEIKVLGPYTFSICDTSNFSDYIRGGVVSQVKVPKKISFKSLLASLAEPNFVMTDFSKYSRPAQLHIGFQALHYFCAQHGRPPRPHNEEDAMELVTLAQVVSARSLPTVQQESLDKNLIRKLAYVAAGDLAPVNAFIGGLAAQEVLKACSAKFMPIMQWLYFDALECLPEDKEALTEEKCLPRQNRYDGQVAVFGSDLQEKLGKQKYFLVGAGAIGCELLKNFAMIGLGCGEGGKIVITDMDTIEKSNLNRQFLFRPWDVTKLKSDTASAAVRQMNPHIQVTSHQNRVGPDTERIYDDDFFQNLDGVANALDNVDARMYVDRRCVYYRKPLLESGTLGTKGNVQVVIPFLTESYSSSQDPPEKSIPICTLKNFPNAIEHTLQWARDEFEGLFKQQAENVNQYLTDPKFVERTLRLAGTQPLEVLEAVQRSLVLQRPQTWADCVTWACHHWHTQYSNNIRQLLHNFPPDQFTSSGAPFWSGPKRCPHPLTFDVSNPLHLDYVMAAANLFAQTYGLMGSQDRAAVVTLLRSVQVPEFTPKSGVKIHVSDQELQSANASVDDSRLEELKATLPSPEKLPGFKMYPIDFEKDDDSNFHMDFIVAASNLRAENYDIPPADRHKSKLIAGKIIPAIATTTAAVVGLVCLELYKVVQGHQQLDSYKNGFLNLALPFFGFSEPLAAPRHQYYNQEWTLWDRFEVQGLQPNGEEMTLKQFLDYFKTEHKLEITMLSQGVSMLYSFFMPAAKLKERLDQPMTEIVSRVSKRKLGRHVQALVLELCCNDESGEDVEVPYVRYIIR